The Lates calcarifer isolate ASB-BC8 unplaced genomic scaffold, TLL_Latcal_v3 _unitig_343_quiver_3001, whole genome shotgun sequence genome includes a window with the following:
- the LOC108894460 gene encoding heterogeneous nuclear ribonucleoprotein L-like produces MYAIGIAAPYCMPSHFIVAKVVPGLHRISPSPVVHVRGLCEAVVEADLIDALEKFGPICYVMMMPFKRQALVEFSAVESADRCVSCGAKEPVYIAGQQAYFNYSTSKRITRPTNADNPNSGNKVLLLSIQNPLYPITTVNTHAYTHVHLHLLYVDVFMYCYIVSEYS; encoded by the exons ATGTATGCGATTGGCATTGCGGCACCTTACTGTATGCCATCACATTTCATTGTGGCTAAAGTTGTGCCAG GACTCCATCGAATATCTCCCAGTCCTGTGGTCCATGTCAGGGGTCTGTGTGAGGCTGTGGTGGAAGCAGACCTGATAGATGCCCTGGAGAAGTTTGGACCCATATG ttatgTGATGATGATGCCATTCAAACGTCAGGCTCTAGTGGAGTTCTCAGCTGTGGAGAGTGCTGACCGCTGTGTGTCCTGTGGAGCGAAGGAGCCAGTATACATTGCAG GCCAACAGGCATACTTTAACTACTCCACATCCAAGAGAATCACCCGGCCTACCAATGCTGACAACCCCAACAGTGGCAACAAGGTCCTGTTGCTGTCCATACAGAACCCCCTCTACCCTATAACCACggtaaacacacatgcatacacacacgtacatttacatctactgtatgtagatgtatttatgtattgttatattgttaGTGAATACAGCTGA